One segment of Deltaproteobacteria bacterium DNA contains the following:
- the thiC gene encoding phosphomethylpyrimidine synthase ThiC, whose product MTQIEAAKKGIITKEVEIVAKDEYIDEELLAERVAKGEVVILKNKVHDIHPVGVGKGLRTKVNANIGTSPDVLSLDTELEKLRVAEEAGADTVMDLSTGGDLDEIRREILKKSQIIVGNVPIYQAAVEVGEKKGSIVYMTEDDLFNTIEKHAKDGIDYTTVHCGVTLQTIERLKRGRRVADLVSRGGSFLTVWMLYNGKENPLYEHFDRLLDIAKKYDFTLSLGDGFRPGAISDATDRSQIQELILLAELHDQALEAGVQSMIEGPGHIPINQVVDNVRIEKTLAHDAPFYVLGPVVTDIAPGYDHITSAIGGAIIAAEGVDYLCYVTPAEHVRLPTAEDVREGVIVTRIAAHAADIAKGVKGAFEWDLQMDKARKALDWEKMIQLSINPKLVKEMRASSLPKEKDVCTMCGKFCAIKLLQKILGEE is encoded by the coding sequence ATGACACAGATTGAAGCAGCAAAGAAAGGTATAATAACAAAAGAAGTAGAGATAGTAGCGAAGGATGAGTATATAGATGAAGAGCTGTTGGCGGAAAGGGTAGCTAAAGGTGAAGTGGTAATTTTGAAAAATAAGGTTCACGATATTCATCCTGTGGGTGTAGGAAAAGGATTAAGAACCAAAGTCAATGCTAATATAGGTACTTCTCCGGATGTACTCAGTTTGGATACAGAATTGGAAAAATTAAGGGTAGCGGAAGAGGCGGGTGCAGATACGGTAATGGACCTATCAACAGGAGGAGACCTGGATGAGATAAGAAGGGAAATTCTTAAAAAATCCCAAATTATTGTGGGAAATGTGCCTATTTATCAAGCAGCGGTGGAGGTAGGAGAAAAGAAGGGAAGCATCGTATATATGACAGAGGATGATCTGTTCAATACTATTGAAAAACATGCAAAAGACGGTATCGATTACACCACCGTGCACTGTGGTGTTACATTACAAACAATAGAAAGGCTAAAAAGAGGAAGAAGGGTTGCTGATCTTGTTTCAAGAGGGGGATCTTTTCTTACGGTGTGGATGCTTTATAACGGGAAGGAAAACCCCTTGTATGAACATTTTGACAGGTTGTTGGATATTGCAAAAAAATACGATTTTACATTGTCGTTAGGAGACGGATTTAGGCCTGGTGCAATTAGTGATGCTACGGATAGATCACAGATTCAGGAACTGATCCTTTTAGCTGAATTACATGATCAAGCTCTGGAAGCAGGTGTTCAATCAATGATTGAAGGACCGGGACACATTCCCATAAATCAGGTAGTTGATAATGTAAGAATAGAAAAAACACTTGCTCACGATGCACCGTTTTATGTGTTGGGACCTGTAGTTACGGACATCGCACCGGGATACGATCATATAACATCTGCTATTGGGGGAGCTATAATAGCAGCGGAAGGTGTGGATTATTTGTGTTATGTGACACCAGCAGAACATGTGAGATTGCCTACAGCTGAGGATGTAAGAGAAGGTGTTATTGTTACTCGTATTGCTGCACATGCAGCAGATATTGCCAAAGGTGTGAAAGGGGCATTTGAGTGGGACCTGCAGATGGATAAAGCAAGAAAAGCGTTAGATTGGGAGAAGATGATACAGCTTTCTATAAACCCTAAATTGGTTAAAGAGATGAGGGCATCATCACTGCCTAAAGAGAAAGATGTTTGCACGATGTGTGGCAAATTTTGTGCTATAAAGCTTTTACAGAAAATATTAGGCGAAGAATGA
- a CDS encoding biotin--[acetyl-CoA-carboxylase] ligase, translated as MNIDDVILQHLYDNIGNFVPGVEICREAEVSRIAIWNRIKGLRKMGFNIESKKGVGYKLVEKGKNILIPFEIRNRLFTDVIGKRIEYYRFTSSTMDEAENLIKAGCPQGTVVIADEQYRGRGRRGKEWFSPRGNNIYLSVILFPEYLSMECGILIMFMGSIAIVKALSDYGIDARIKWPNDCMVDGKKIGGVLMETTSEGEFIKNVVLGFGININQDEFPHSLKNIGISALTKAKHEIDRVDVITRLLYYLEELYLPLGKGGRGKILDLWKGYSDTIGRKVVVDAGNRVIEGEAKDIDGCGFLLVETNRALEKITCRESLRYI; from the coding sequence ATGAATATAGATGATGTAATTTTGCAACATTTGTATGATAATATAGGCAATTTTGTTCCTGGGGTGGAGATATGCAGAGAAGCAGAAGTTAGTCGTATCGCTATCTGGAACAGAATAAAAGGTCTAAGGAAAATGGGGTTTAATATTGAATCCAAAAAAGGGGTAGGATATAAGCTGGTAGAGAAGGGGAAAAATATACTTATTCCCTTTGAAATTAGGAATAGACTGTTTACAGATGTTATTGGTAAAAGAATTGAATATTATAGATTTACTTCTTCTACTATGGATGAAGCGGAGAATTTGATAAAAGCTGGGTGTCCTCAAGGTACTGTAGTTATCGCAGATGAGCAATACAGGGGAAGGGGAAGGAGAGGAAAGGAGTGGTTTTCTCCCCGGGGGAATAATATTTATCTCTCTGTTATTCTTTTTCCAGAATATCTTTCTATGGAATGTGGTATTCTCATAATGTTTATGGGTAGTATTGCTATTGTAAAAGCACTGTCTGATTATGGAATTGATGCCAGGATAAAATGGCCTAATGATTGTATGGTGGATGGAAAGAAGATAGGTGGCGTGCTGATGGAAACGACAAGCGAAGGAGAATTTATAAAAAATGTTGTTTTAGGTTTTGGGATAAATATAAATCAGGATGAGTTTCCTCATTCATTAAAAAATATTGGCATATCTGCACTGACAAAAGCGAAGCATGAGATTGATCGAGTAGATGTAATAACCCGTCTATTGTATTATCTGGAAGAATTATACTTACCATTGGGAAAAGGAGGCAGGGGAAAGATATTGGATTTGTGGAAAGGATACTCTGATACAATAGGAAGAAAAGTTGTAGTAGATGCTGGGAATAGGGTGATTGAAGGGGAAGCAAAAGATATAGATGGGTGCGGCTTTTTGCTGGTAGAAACAAATAGAGCCTTAGAAAAGATTACCTGTAGGGAGAGTCTGCGATATATATAA
- a CDS encoding ABC transporter permease, whose product MLLRSFSKNDKLFIFSVCFVFIVIFLAIFALFVSPYNPYEINTNAVFLAPSFSHPCGTDRLGRDILSRIIYGSRVSIEVSLIAVGISVLLGCMIGAVAGFYGRVVDSLLMRFTDVMLTFPTFFLILAVVTFLGPSIVNVMIVIGLTGWMGVARLVRAEVLKLKNMEFVKAAKLFGASNVYIIVKHLLPNVMGPVVVSATLGVGSAILTESALSFLGLGVQPPTPSWGEMLSEGKDYLQVAWWLSFFPGLSIFLTVLSFTIIGERFHK is encoded by the coding sequence ATATTATTACGATCGTTTAGTAAAAATGATAAATTATTCATTTTTTCTGTCTGTTTTGTTTTTATTGTCATTTTTTTAGCTATCTTTGCATTATTTGTTTCACCTTATAATCCTTATGAAATAAATACCAATGCGGTTTTTCTTGCTCCTTCTTTTTCGCACCCCTGTGGAACGGATAGATTGGGGAGAGATATATTATCTCGCATTATCTATGGAAGCAGGGTATCCATAGAGGTTTCATTGATAGCAGTTGGCATATCCGTATTATTGGGGTGTATGATAGGTGCTGTGGCTGGATTTTATGGCAGGGTTGTAGATTCTCTTCTTATGCGTTTCACAGATGTTATGCTTACTTTTCCTACATTTTTTCTCATTTTGGCGGTGGTTACATTTCTTGGTCCTAGTATTGTTAATGTGATGATTGTCATTGGGTTAACAGGCTGGATGGGTGTAGCAAGGTTGGTAAGGGCTGAGGTATTGAAACTAAAGAATATGGAGTTTGTAAAAGCAGCAAAGTTATTTGGGGCAAGCAATGTTTATATTATTGTTAAACATCTTTTGCCAAATGTCATGGGTCCCGTAGTTGTTTCTGCTACATTAGGTGTAGGTAGTGCCATACTTACTGAATCAGCATTAAGTTTTTTGGGATTAGGTGTTCAACCCCCTACACCTTCCTGGGGAGAGATGCTTTCCGAAGGTAAAGATTACTTGCAGGTGGCATGGTGGCTTTCTTTTTTCCCTGGTCTATCCATTTTTCTAACGGTGCTTTCTTTTACTATAATAGGCGAGCGGTTTCATAAATGA
- the rodA gene encoding rod shape-determining protein RodA — MIQADKRSITNFDWILFLCIGLLTGIGLFTLHSIVGNSVLFYKQILWNVIGFFIFFICLSIPSREWKSYSNFIYIVTILLLILVLVVGIEERGAKRWIGLEFINIQPAEFARLGLIFMLAHFFHEHPQSGPYSARNLLFPFLLSLLPILLVAKEPDLSTASLLALISLGMIMVAGVKKKLILKGFIILVLISPLLWMSLRGYQKHRLVAFLNPHSSATKYGYHIIQSEIAIGSGGILGKGIKSATQSKFHFLPEEHTDFVFSVFAEQRGFVGCFILIFLYASIVWRGLYVVQKARWRFEKFTAVGIVIMFAVSVILNISMTMGLFPVAGISLPLMSYGGSSTILNFAALGILVGMGMRTYER; from the coding sequence ATGATACAAGCAGATAAGAGATCTATAACGAATTTTGACTGGATACTGTTTTTGTGCATTGGACTGCTAACAGGTATTGGTCTTTTTACATTACATTCTATTGTGGGGAATAGTGTTTTGTTTTATAAGCAGATTTTATGGAATGTTATAGGATTTTTTATCTTTTTTATCTGCCTGAGTATCCCTTCCAGAGAATGGAAATCTTATTCTAATTTCATCTATATTGTTACTATTCTTTTGTTGATACTTGTTTTAGTAGTCGGTATTGAAGAAAGAGGTGCCAAGAGATGGATTGGTCTGGAGTTTATAAATATTCAGCCTGCAGAATTTGCCAGGTTAGGGCTTATTTTTATGCTTGCCCACTTTTTTCATGAGCATCCCCAAAGTGGTCCCTATTCAGCAAGAAATCTACTTTTCCCTTTTCTACTCAGTCTTTTGCCTATACTACTCGTTGCCAAAGAGCCGGATTTGAGTACAGCGAGTCTTCTGGCTTTGATTTCTTTGGGAATGATAATGGTTGCTGGAGTAAAAAAGAAGCTTATACTGAAAGGCTTTATTATTCTTGTTCTTATTTCTCCCCTTTTATGGATGTCATTGAGGGGTTATCAGAAACATAGATTAGTTGCCTTTTTAAATCCCCATTCTTCAGCAACAAAATATGGTTATCATATAATCCAGTCAGAGATTGCTATTGGCAGCGGAGGTATTTTGGGGAAAGGAATAAAATCTGCCACTCAATCCAAATTCCATTTTTTACCTGAGGAACATACCGACTTTGTTTTCTCTGTATTTGCCGAACAACGAGGTTTTGTTGGTTGTTTTATTCTTATCTTTTTATATGCGTCTATTGTTTGGAGGGGATTATATGTTGTTCAAAAAGCCCGCTGGCGATTTGAAAAATTTACTGCTGTAGGTATTGTTATTATGTTTGCAGTATCCGTAATACTCAACATTAGTATGACCATGGGTCTTTTCCCGGTTGCCGGCATTTCCCTTCCCCTGATGAGTTACGGAGGGAGTTCTACGATATTAAACTTCGCCGCATTGGGTATACTTGTAGGCATGGGAATGAGAACATACGAGCGCTAA
- a CDS encoding adenylosuccinate lyase yields the protein MISRYSTKEMNEIWNEGNKLKVWLEVEIKIVEGWEKLGEIPKGTADVIRKKAKFNIDRIKQIENVTRHDVVAFVENVREYLGDEGKYLHLGVTSSDIIDTAMALMLKKSAEIIIKDIRVLMDILKEKAYEYKYTEMVGRSHGIHGEPITFGLVLVLWYEEVKRNLDRMLSARDNISYGKISGSMGTFANVPPQIEEYVCKSLSLNPAPISNQIIQRDRYAHYLSVLAIIASSIEKIALEIRHLQRTEVREAEEFFYSGQKGSSSMPHKRNPVLSENLCGLARLVRSYALVSFENIALWHERDISHSSNERVILPDANVLVDFMLKRLIGILRNLIVYKDKMKEDIYLTKGLIFSQRVMVELVKKGMDKKTAYEIVQDCAMRAWEKNLIFKTLIINNKKVTKIMTEKEIEKCFDVSYYTRHVDVIFEKVFKRFDNKVKNL from the coding sequence ATGATTTCACGATATAGTACGAAGGAAATGAACGAGATATGGAACGAGGGAAACAAACTGAAGGTATGGTTAGAAGTAGAGATTAAGATTGTAGAAGGGTGGGAGAAATTAGGAGAAATTCCGAAAGGAACAGCAGATGTAATAAGAAAAAAGGCAAAATTTAACATAGATAGGATAAAACAAATAGAAAATGTAACCCGACATGATGTGGTGGCATTTGTAGAGAATGTGAGAGAATACTTAGGTGATGAGGGGAAATATCTTCACTTGGGCGTGACTTCTTCTGATATTATAGATACAGCAATGGCATTAATGTTAAAGAAATCTGCAGAGATAATAATAAAGGATATTCGTGTTTTGATGGATATATTGAAGGAGAAGGCCTACGAATATAAATATACGGAGATGGTCGGCAGGTCTCATGGTATACACGGAGAACCTATTACCTTCGGACTTGTTCTTGTTCTATGGTATGAGGAGGTGAAGAGAAACTTAGATAGAATGTTATCTGCCAGGGATAATATTTCCTATGGAAAGATATCTGGTTCTATGGGCACTTTTGCCAATGTGCCACCGCAGATAGAGGAATATGTATGCAAGTCTTTGTCATTGAATCCTGCTCCCATCTCTAACCAGATCATTCAACGAGATAGGTATGCTCATTACCTGTCAGTGCTGGCTATCATCGCATCCAGCATAGAAAAGATCGCTCTGGAAATTCGTCATTTGCAGAGGACAGAGGTAAGAGAGGCAGAGGAGTTTTTCTATTCTGGTCAAAAGGGTTCTTCTTCTATGCCTCATAAGAGAAATCCTGTTCTCTCGGAGAACTTATGTGGGTTGGCGAGACTGGTAAGATCTTATGCTCTGGTTTCCTTTGAAAACATTGCCTTGTGGCATGAGAGAGACATTAGTCATTCTTCCAATGAAAGAGTTATTTTGCCTGATGCGAATGTTTTGGTAGATTTTATGTTGAAAAGACTGATTGGTATTTTGAGAAATTTGATTGTTTACAAAGATAAGATGAAGGAAGATATTTATCTTACTAAAGGGTTGATATTTTCCCAGCGTGTTATGGTAGAATTGGTGAAAAAGGGCATGGACAAGAAAACAGCCTATGAGATAGTTCAAGATTGCGCTATGAGAGCCTGGGAAAAGAATCTGATATTTAAAACATTAATTATAAATAATAAGAAAGTAACAAAAATAATGACAGAGAAAGAAATCGAGAAATGTTTTGATGTGTCTTATTATACGAGACATGTTGATGTTATATTTGAAAAGGTATTTAAAAGATTTGACAATAAAGTAAAGAATTTGTAA
- a CDS encoding ferredoxin, with protein MKVTIDEDACIGCEACSDELPEVFEMVDDKAKVKDPNAAPVDKIKEVAEACPTEAITVEE; from the coding sequence GTGAAGGTAACAATTGATGAGGATGCTTGCATTGGTTGTGAGGCCTGTTCAGATGAGTTGCCTGAGGTTTTCGAAATGGTTGATGACAAGGCAAAGGTAAAAGACCCAAATGCAGCACCTGTTGATAAGATCAAGGAAGTTGCTGAAGCCTGTCCAACAGAGGCGATTACCGTAGAGGAATAA
- a CDS encoding MBL fold metallo-hydrolase: MEQEIKRRNNNVGNFILIRIVVGLLQANCYIYADHETKEAVIIDPGGNGKTIIKNVEKGKLNPTAILNTHYHPDHTCANKDLKERFNIPLMIGERDAVQLQFVYDNAMQIMIQCNPSPPADNLLREGDIIKIGCLSLKVIETPGHTRGSICFYDECNNILFSGDTLFLESIGRTDLPTGSTKELTHSLKKLFNLPLYTIVYTGHGDKTTLFHEQEHNPFIKDALS; the protein is encoded by the coding sequence ATGGAGCAGGAAATTAAAAGAAGAAATAATAACGTGGGAAACTTCATATTAATAAGAATCGTTGTTGGACTTTTACAGGCAAACTGCTACATATATGCAGATCATGAAACAAAAGAAGCGGTGATTATTGATCCTGGTGGCAACGGAAAAACAATTATCAAAAATGTAGAAAAGGGAAAGCTGAACCCAACCGCCATATTGAATACGCACTATCATCCTGACCATACCTGTGCGAATAAAGACTTAAAGGAAAGATTTAATATACCGCTTATGATCGGCGAGAGAGATGCAGTCCAGCTTCAATTTGTTTATGATAATGCAATGCAAATAATGATACAATGCAACCCCTCACCACCAGCAGATAATCTTTTAAGGGAGGGAGATATTATAAAGATAGGATGTTTATCTCTTAAAGTAATAGAAACACCAGGACATACCAGGGGCAGCATATGTTTTTACGATGAATGTAATAACATACTCTTTTCTGGAGATACTCTGTTCTTAGAATCTATAGGAAGAACAGATCTGCCCACCGGTAGCACCAAAGAACTTACACACAGCCTAAAAAAACTATTTAATTTACCTCTTTATACAATTGTCTATACTGGACATGGTGATAAAACAACATTGTTCCACGAACAAGAACATAATCCCTTTATAAAAGACGCATTATCTTAA
- a CDS encoding MGMT family protein has protein sequence MEIFHYKTPFNRWLTVRIENGIFSLDFLNNKQGKEVEGEIKDLLVSFFSSYGKFLPPWEILNTEAYSPSQIKLYKEVRKIKAGETSSYKELAEKLCCHPRIIGKMLSLNRHALFIPCHRIIRKNGFLGGYRWSRKLKEEIITWETSY, from the coding sequence GTGGAAATATTCCATTATAAAACTCCTTTTAACAGATGGCTAACGGTTAGAATAGAAAATGGTATATTTTCACTTGATTTTTTAAATAATAAACAGGGAAAAGAAGTAGAGGGAGAGATAAAAGATCTCCTCGTTTCTTTCTTCTCTTCTTATGGTAAGTTTCTTCCTCCATGGGAAATATTAAATACTGAAGCTTACTCACCCTCTCAGATAAAACTTTATAAAGAAGTAAGAAAAATAAAAGCAGGAGAAACTTCGAGTTATAAAGAATTGGCTGAAAAACTGTGTTGTCATCCTCGAATAATAGGGAAAATGCTCTCTTTAAATAGACATGCTTTGTTTATCCCCTGTCATCGCATAATAAGAAAAAACGGTTTTTTAGGAGGATACAGATGGAGCAGGAAATTAAAAGAAGAAATAATAACGTGGGAAACTTCATATTAA
- the secA gene encoding preprotein translocase subunit SecA, which yields MIGKVLQKVFGTRNERILKDLWPIVGKVNGLEETISKLSNDGLKNKTNEFKEKIAKGESLESILPEAFAVVREVSRRTIGLRHFDAQIIGGNVLHQGNIAEMKTGEGKTLVATLPIYLNALLEKGAHLVTVNDYLAKRDALWMGPIYKFLGLSVGVIQGENKSHLIDWEDESTFKTTLSPCTRREAYQADVTYGTNNEFGFDYLRDNMQYSIENYVQREFYYAIVDEVDFLLIDESRTPLIISGPTTESTKTYYEADKAIRTLTKKDSEVDEKMRTATLTDSGVDKIQKTLGIDNLFNVKYMEILHMVNQSLKAHTLFKKDKDYIVKGGKVIIVDEFTGRVMPDRRYSDGLHQALEAKEHLRIQKESQTLATITFQNYFRMYDKLAGMTGTAITEEREFKEIYNLEVVVIPTNKAMIRKDYDDVIYKTEKEKLQAIVNEIKKRHKQQQPILVGTTSVEKSEVLHRMLAKQHIPHTVLNAKHHEKEAQIIAHAGEKKSVTIATNMAGRGVDIKLGEGVQKLGGLFILGTERHESRRIDNQLRGRSGRQGDVGESRFYLSLEDDLLRIFGSERLKLIMNKLGVPDGEPIQNKFVTKAIGNAQKRVEAYNFDMRKHLLEYDDVMNKQREIIYTQRKEILKGMDLKDSILEDVNDIVVNNIDIYFSETTDVENWDTKGFRQMFKRMFNLEVPLSDEEIKIKENREKIKDKIVSLLQKFYLEREKLIGNDQMREIERMIMLQIIDALWKEHLRTMDYLRESTGLRGYGQRDPLIEYKRESFEMFEKLMKEIKEYTIINLFHIKIAVGK from the coding sequence ATGATCGGTAAAGTCTTACAAAAAGTATTCGGGACAAGGAATGAACGGATATTAAAAGATCTATGGCCTATTGTAGGAAAAGTAAATGGTTTAGAAGAAACCATATCCAAACTTTCAAACGATGGCTTAAAGAATAAAACAAATGAATTTAAGGAAAAGATTGCCAAAGGCGAATCTTTAGAGAGCATCCTTCCTGAGGCATTCGCCGTTGTGAGAGAAGTATCCAGAAGAACAATAGGTTTAAGACACTTCGATGCGCAGATAATAGGAGGCAATGTACTACATCAGGGCAATATTGCCGAGATGAAAACAGGAGAAGGGAAAACACTGGTAGCCACTTTACCCATCTATCTCAACGCTCTATTGGAAAAAGGTGCTCATCTGGTAACGGTAAATGATTATCTGGCAAAAAGAGATGCGTTGTGGATGGGACCAATCTATAAGTTTTTAGGTCTTTCGGTAGGCGTAATTCAAGGTGAAAACAAATCTCACTTAATAGATTGGGAAGATGAAAGCACATTCAAAACCACCCTTTCACCCTGCACAAGAAGAGAAGCCTATCAAGCAGATGTAACCTACGGAACAAACAATGAATTTGGTTTTGATTATCTAAGAGATAACATGCAATACTCTATTGAAAATTATGTACAGCGCGAATTCTATTATGCCATCGTAGATGAAGTAGATTTTCTTCTCATCGACGAATCTCGAACCCCTTTGATCATATCTGGACCAACGACAGAATCCACCAAGACGTACTACGAAGCAGATAAGGCAATAAGAACACTTACTAAAAAGGACAGTGAAGTAGATGAAAAAATGAGAACAGCTACTCTTACCGACAGCGGTGTGGATAAGATACAAAAAACGTTAGGAATAGATAACCTTTTTAATGTGAAGTATATGGAAATATTGCACATGGTAAATCAATCTCTAAAAGCACATACTCTATTTAAAAAAGACAAAGATTACATTGTAAAAGGCGGGAAAGTGATCATTGTGGATGAATTTACGGGTAGAGTAATGCCAGATAGAAGATATTCGGATGGATTGCATCAAGCTTTAGAGGCAAAAGAACATCTGCGCATTCAAAAGGAAAGCCAGACCTTAGCCACCATTACCTTCCAGAATTACTTCCGTATGTATGATAAATTGGCAGGCATGACAGGTACAGCAATCACCGAAGAAAGAGAATTTAAAGAGATATACAATTTAGAGGTGGTAGTAATTCCTACTAACAAAGCAATGATAAGAAAAGACTATGATGATGTAATATACAAAACAGAAAAAGAAAAACTGCAAGCAATCGTAAATGAAATAAAAAAAAGACACAAACAACAGCAGCCTATCTTAGTAGGTACTACCTCTGTAGAGAAATCGGAGGTTTTGCATCGTATGCTCGCAAAACAGCATATCCCTCACACTGTACTCAATGCCAAACACCACGAAAAAGAAGCACAGATTATAGCCCATGCAGGAGAGAAAAAATCGGTAACCATAGCTACTAATATGGCAGGTAGAGGAGTAGATATAAAATTAGGTGAAGGAGTGCAAAAACTGGGTGGACTATTCATCTTAGGAACAGAAAGACATGAATCTCGCAGGATAGACAACCAGCTACGAGGTAGATCAGGGAGGCAAGGAGATGTTGGTGAATCACGATTTTACCTCTCTTTAGAAGACGACCTATTGAGAATATTTGGGTCAGAACGACTGAAGTTAATCATGAACAAATTGGGTGTTCCGGATGGAGAACCAATACAGAACAAATTTGTTACCAAAGCAATAGGTAATGCCCAGAAACGGGTAGAAGCATATAACTTTGATATGAGAAAACACCTGTTAGAATATGATGATGTGATGAATAAACAAAGAGAAATAATCTACACCCAGAGAAAAGAAATACTTAAAGGGATGGATTTAAAAGATTCAATATTGGAAGATGTAAATGATATTGTTGTAAACAATATAGATATTTATTTTTCGGAAACAACAGATGTAGAAAATTGGGATACAAAGGGATTCCGCCAGATGTTCAAACGAATGTTTAACCTTGAGGTGCCTTTATCCGATGAGGAAATAAAAATCAAGGAAAATAGAGAAAAAATAAAGGATAAAATCGTTTCTCTGCTTCAAAAATTCTATCTGGAAAGGGAAAAACTTATAGGCAATGACCAGATGAGAGAAATTGAAAGAATGATTATGTTGCAGATAATAGATGCCTTGTGGAAAGAACATTTAAGAACTATGGATTATTTGAGAGAGAGTACAGGTTTGCGTGGTTATGGTCAAAGAGACCCGCTGATAGAATATAAAAGAGAATCATTTGAAATGTTTGAAAAGTTAATGAAAGAAATTAAAGAATATACAATAATCAATCTCTTTCATATAAAAATTGCTGTCGGTAAATAG
- a CDS encoding ROK family protein — translation MNVVALDIGGTNTRIARISGRLNIEEEIEIKSGKSLEQLTKSIIEYIKKMMNKETKKIGIAVAGAVDYKEKILKKSPNLPFLNDFSFLKIQEAIHLPLFLENDANAAAFGASRRFKLPYIIYITLGTGIGGGIIIDNRILRGYQGYAGEIGHITVMPFGKRCTCGNRGCLEAYIGGWALQREINKKWENKTVKDLFDLAKGDKRAWRMVQQFSVFLGIGVASLINIFNPQAVIFGGKMSHSYPCFYNRMKEVVKRRAYLSSSVKFIRDSLPDKAGLLGMAHIALEG, via the coding sequence ATGAATGTAGTGGCGTTGGATATTGGAGGTACCAATACCAGGATAGCTCGTATCTCAGGAAGATTAAATATAGAAGAGGAAATTGAGATTAAAAGCGGAAAGAGTTTAGAACAGTTAACAAAGAGTATTATTGAATATATAAAAAAAATGATGAATAAGGAGACAAAAAAAATAGGCATAGCTGTTGCCGGTGCAGTAGATTATAAGGAAAAAATATTGAAAAAATCACCCAATCTGCCATTTTTAAATGATTTTTCTTTTTTAAAGATACAAGAAGCAATACATCTCCCGTTATTTTTGGAAAATGATGCCAATGCTGCCGCTTTTGGTGCTAGCAGACGATTTAAGCTTCCTTATATTATTTACATAACACTGGGAACGGGTATAGGAGGAGGAATTATAATAGACAATAGAATTTTAAGGGGTTATCAGGGGTATGCGGGAGAAATAGGACATATAACTGTTATGCCCTTTGGAAAGAGATGTACTTGTGGTAATAGAGGATGTTTAGAGGCTTATATAGGGGGATGGGCATTGCAGAGGGAAATAAACAAAAAGTGGGAAAATAAAACCGTAAAGGATTTATTTGATTTGGCGAAAGGGGATAAAAGAGCATGGAGGATGGTGCAGCAGTTCTCTGTATTTTTAGGCATAGGGGTGGCATCATTGATAAATATCTTTAATCCTCAAGCGGTAATCTTTGGGGGAAAAATGAGCCATTCCTATCCTTGTTTTTATAATAGGATGAAAGAGGTAGTAAAAAGAAGAGCTTATCTATCGTCAAGTGTCAAATTCATTAGAGATTCTTTGCCGGATAAAGCAGGATTGCTCGGTATGGCTCATATTGCATTAGAAGGCTAA